A region of Pyxidicoccus trucidator DNA encodes the following proteins:
- a CDS encoding methyltransferase domain-containing protein has translation MHHTFRRMGPSELLPRYIFAESLFARRRVLEVDAVASTGGESARFLVERGARAVVSCDADVTAVEAAQKAHGGPALRFRANVYDDFESGSFDVVLVADLAPYVKAPELLAELARLVTKQGYLLGGLRNVAGLALPQLLEPEEGVPPTYGLLLDALSVHFPHVAVATQSPVLGYQLAFENGEGLQVDGTLVNGSEAAYFLVVAGQEPSRVVDPTWVQLPPEPLAFTRGKLDEVVARAKSWEDRSARLKESLTKLRAELTDREAEAASLRPALEVARDSVARLTAQLELARGTQESQRERDDLSGKLRRRELELQVAQERLADADRRLAAQRLEVEAAQRAQADAGVQVLAAQEALRLERARREETVASLDEARERLTQAYAQVREVQDELSTLRIDREKDRLAAERAVELSEDRRKAAEAARERELRIAEQYSAALAAVEHLKAEATRAEELSRDSGTAVAVKEAELARVARELVDAKQRTASAEGARKDAEARLEALQSEGRGLETELTASREAEARLRGEVETLTRGEAAARATAAQLEESLHEASQRLTALEAERARTEERLGQALETERAELRERLASQEQALEEARARAEALAGKVRDETAARADSEAQRLELEEERQALVRRVVELEAEASARARTQREEMELALQAARTELEARTSQVRGELDEERQARVSVEEALRLAREQLEDAARRLSEAESTLARTRESLDAEVLRRTELESALAEARATLESEREGREQSGSALEALRSKLDAEHAQRGGAEKALAETRAGLDEARLALAEAREALATEQERRARWEAALADAQAQLQEEGQRRAQAEAALQAEGAQRTRAEAALEEAQARLQEEAQRNTQAESALAETQARLLEEARQRALAEASAAEVQARLQQEAQQRVQLGAASAEVEVRLEQEARQRAQAEASAVEVQARLQQEAQLRTQAEAAAAELEAQHAQAEAALSEARTRLEAEAQQRSRLESALVDEEAQRARAEASLVEAREELVSSRERLEARSQAALTEARDALATEREQRERVEAELTSMRERAFGADEVVTRLQAEATSEREGRVRAQAARAEAQDALETEREERARVDAALAAAHAELQGEREARSGLDAALTLARTQLEAEREERTRLDEALVKARAELEAERQGRSEGEAGQAQLRTKLEAEQLARAEAEATLAEVRARLDTEQEARAEAVGALETLRAESAARELARQERLDAAERVMAEQQRVLEEERAAATAREQELRALVARLESERSSVEEGAKARHSELEARLAETQDAETARRVALEQSLTEMEAARRAAEALVSERDWSLQELQAQVARLREQAGEGENEVRRLTEAAEARELALAGAREALARQEAVSRTKLDSLEAEVEEALIRVERQQRALDTQSAERAREQEEARLALETAQQELMALRAEASHMGAARQEIMRLSAEHQRAMAALHERGMHLARLDAELVDARERLAAQRENAELLMVQLETARRFAGKATAMESSLEAERAALETLKSELAHATELAQSEQERATSLEARLAEATDGLSAARAELDSRLAESTAVVESQRAELEARNADLSRFEARQAELEAGLADASARLEAQRVELEARLAELSARHEAERSELEARLADVTAQAEAQCAELKERLADLTAQAEVQRTELEARLAEGSAQSDAQRSELSARLTEVTAHAEALEAQLTEATARFEAQRTELESRLAEVTTRADADRATVEQQLAEATARAEAEKSELASRLAALESSASENATALQSATERLSRAEAERTSVASERERLQSDLTVARAARVRLEGRIAAIETTSTDAVRILDTERVERERLTQALEEARQQLQKREGSSADRLKTLLTEVTALKEQVVALGAEKQTLLEDRAERGRLETRVREQQARLDSLDAERTELLKAVEELKSSAQPEAVLEMAAEMEQLQTVVEDLQKKLAAQETELGALRRQAARAGANPVQEIYERANAELNAVKNELSRRTPPAPGAPGGTAGRLPTIPQARPGRTAMPALDLPPPTIPKKPDEHE, from the coding sequence TGGCGGGGCTCGCGCTGCCGCAGTTGCTGGAGCCCGAGGAGGGCGTGCCGCCCACGTACGGGCTGCTGCTCGACGCGCTCTCCGTCCACTTCCCTCATGTGGCGGTGGCCACGCAGTCGCCGGTGCTGGGCTACCAGCTCGCGTTCGAGAACGGCGAGGGGCTCCAGGTCGACGGCACGCTGGTGAATGGCAGCGAGGCCGCCTACTTCCTGGTGGTGGCAGGGCAGGAGCCGTCGCGGGTGGTGGACCCCACGTGGGTGCAGCTGCCGCCGGAGCCGCTGGCCTTCACCCGCGGGAAGCTGGACGAGGTGGTGGCGCGCGCGAAGTCCTGGGAGGACCGCAGCGCCCGGCTGAAGGAGTCGCTGACGAAGCTCCGCGCGGAGCTGACGGACCGCGAGGCGGAGGCGGCGTCGCTGCGGCCGGCGTTGGAAGTGGCTCGGGACTCGGTGGCGCGGCTCACCGCGCAGCTGGAACTGGCGCGCGGCACGCAGGAGTCGCAGCGTGAGCGAGATGACCTGTCCGGGAAGCTGCGCCGACGCGAGCTGGAGTTGCAGGTGGCGCAGGAGCGGCTGGCGGACGCGGACCGTCGGCTCGCGGCGCAGCGGCTGGAGGTGGAAGCCGCGCAGCGCGCCCAGGCGGACGCGGGGGTGCAGGTGCTGGCCGCGCAGGAAGCCCTGCGGCTGGAGCGGGCCCGGCGCGAGGAGACTGTCGCCTCCCTGGACGAGGCCCGGGAGCGGCTGACCCAGGCCTACGCGCAGGTGCGCGAGGTGCAGGACGAGCTGTCCACGCTGCGCATCGACCGCGAGAAGGACCGGCTGGCGGCGGAGCGCGCCGTCGAGCTGTCCGAGGACCGGCGCAAGGCGGCGGAGGCCGCGCGCGAGCGGGAGCTGCGCATCGCCGAGCAGTACTCGGCGGCGCTCGCGGCCGTGGAGCACCTGAAGGCCGAGGCGACGCGGGCGGAGGAGCTGTCTCGCGACTCGGGCACGGCGGTGGCGGTGAAGGAGGCCGAGCTGGCGCGCGTGGCGCGTGAGCTGGTGGACGCGAAGCAGCGGACCGCGTCGGCCGAAGGCGCGCGCAAGGACGCGGAGGCGCGGCTGGAGGCGCTCCAGTCCGAAGGGCGTGGGCTGGAGACGGAGCTGACCGCGTCGCGCGAGGCCGAGGCCCGGCTGCGCGGCGAGGTGGAGACGCTGACGCGCGGCGAGGCGGCGGCGCGGGCCACGGCGGCACAACTGGAGGAGTCGCTCCACGAGGCCAGTCAGCGACTGACGGCGCTGGAGGCGGAGCGCGCGCGGACCGAGGAGCGGCTCGGGCAGGCGCTGGAGACCGAGCGGGCGGAGCTGCGGGAGCGGCTGGCCTCGCAGGAGCAGGCGCTGGAAGAGGCGCGTGCCAGGGCGGAGGCGCTGGCCGGGAAGGTCCGTGACGAGACAGCGGCGCGGGCGGACAGCGAGGCCCAGCGGCTGGAGTTGGAGGAGGAGCGCCAGGCACTCGTCCGACGCGTGGTGGAGCTGGAGGCGGAGGCTTCCGCACGTGCTCGGACGCAGCGGGAGGAGATGGAGCTGGCGCTCCAGGCCGCGCGGACGGAGCTGGAGGCGCGGACGTCGCAGGTGCGCGGCGAGCTGGACGAGGAGCGGCAGGCGCGCGTCTCTGTAGAGGAGGCGCTGCGGCTGGCTCGCGAGCAGCTGGAGGATGCGGCCCGGCGGCTGTCCGAGGCCGAGTCCACCCTGGCTCGCACCCGGGAGTCGCTGGACGCCGAGGTGCTGCGGCGCACCGAGCTGGAGTCGGCGCTGGCCGAGGCTCGCGCCACGCTGGAGTCCGAGCGCGAGGGGCGGGAGCAGTCCGGCTCCGCGCTGGAGGCCTTGCGCTCCAAGCTGGACGCGGAGCACGCGCAGCGCGGCGGGGCGGAGAAGGCACTCGCGGAGACCCGCGCGGGGCTGGACGAGGCGCGACTGGCGCTCGCCGAGGCTCGCGAGGCGCTGGCCACCGAGCAGGAGCGGCGCGCGCGGTGGGAGGCGGCGCTCGCGGACGCGCAGGCGCAGCTCCAAGAGGAGGGGCAGCGGCGCGCCCAGGCGGAGGCGGCGCTTCAGGCTGAAGGCGCTCAGCGCACCCGGGCGGAGGCGGCGCTCGAAGAGGCGCAGGCCCGGCTCCAGGAGGAAGCGCAGCGGAACACGCAGGCCGAGTCGGCGCTGGCGGAGACCCAGGCACGGCTTCTGGAGGAGGCGCGGCAGCGCGCCCTGGCCGAGGCCTCGGCGGCGGAGGTGCAGGCGCGCCTTCAGCAGGAGGCGCAGCAGCGCGTTCAGCTGGGAGCCGCATCCGCGGAGGTCGAAGTCCGGCTCGAGCAGGAGGCGCGGCAGCGGGCCCAGGCGGAGGCCTCGGCGGTGGAGGTGCAGGCCCGGCTCCAGCAGGAGGCGCAGCTTCGCACCCAGGCGGAGGCCGCGGCGGCCGAGCTCGAGGCGCAGCACGCTCAGGCGGAAGCGGCGCTGTCGGAAGCGCGGACCCGACTGGAGGCCGAGGCGCAGCAGCGCTCACGGCTGGAGTCGGCGCTCGTCGACGAAGAGGCGCAGCGGGCTCGGGCGGAGGCTTCGCTGGTCGAGGCCCGGGAGGAGCTGGTCTCCTCTCGCGAGCGGCTGGAGGCCCGGTCTCAAGCGGCCCTGACCGAAGCTCGGGACGCGCTGGCCACGGAGCGCGAGCAGCGTGAGCGGGTGGAGGCGGAGCTCACCTCGATGCGGGAGCGCGCCTTTGGCGCGGACGAGGTCGTCACCCGACTCCAGGCTGAGGCAACCTCGGAGCGCGAGGGCCGTGTCCGGGCGCAGGCTGCGCGTGCGGAGGCTCAGGATGCGCTCGAGACCGAGCGCGAGGAGCGCGCCCGGGTCGATGCGGCGCTCGCGGCGGCGCATGCGGAGCTCCAGGGAGAGCGCGAGGCCCGGAGCGGGCTGGACGCGGCGCTCACCCTGGCCCGGACCCAGCTGGAGGCGGAGCGCGAGGAGCGCACCCGGCTCGATGAGGCGCTCGTCAAGGCTCGCGCGGAGCTGGAGGCCGAGCGACAGGGACGCAGCGAAGGCGAAGCGGGTCAGGCGCAGCTGCGCACGAAGCTGGAGGCCGAGCAGCTCGCTCGCGCCGAGGCGGAGGCCACGCTGGCCGAGGTCCGCGCGCGGCTCGACACCGAGCAGGAGGCTCGCGCGGAGGCTGTTGGCGCACTGGAGACGCTGCGTGCCGAGAGCGCCGCCCGGGAGCTGGCGCGGCAGGAGCGCCTGGACGCCGCCGAGCGCGTCATGGCCGAGCAGCAGCGCGTCCTGGAAGAGGAGCGCGCCGCCGCCACGGCTCGGGAGCAGGAGCTGCGGGCCCTGGTGGCGCGGCTGGAGTCGGAGCGTTCCTCGGTGGAGGAGGGTGCGAAGGCCCGGCACTCGGAGCTGGAGGCCCGGCTCGCGGAGACCCAGGACGCGGAGACTGCTCGTCGTGTCGCGCTGGAGCAGTCCCTCACCGAGATGGAGGCTGCACGGCGCGCGGCGGAGGCCCTGGTCTCCGAGCGCGACTGGTCCCTCCAGGAGTTGCAGGCGCAGGTGGCCCGGCTCCGGGAGCAGGCAGGGGAGGGTGAGAACGAGGTCCGCCGCCTGACGGAGGCCGCCGAGGCTCGCGAGCTGGCGCTGGCCGGGGCTCGCGAGGCCCTGGCGCGGCAGGAAGCGGTGTCGCGCACGAAGCTGGACTCGCTCGAAGCCGAGGTCGAGGAGGCGCTCATCCGGGTGGAGCGGCAGCAGCGTGCCCTGGACACCCAGAGCGCCGAGCGCGCCCGCGAGCAGGAAGAGGCCCGCCTCGCCCTGGAGACCGCGCAGCAGGAGTTGATGGCGCTGCGCGCGGAAGCGTCACACATGGGCGCCGCGCGGCAGGAAATCATGCGCCTGAGCGCGGAGCATCAGCGCGCCATGGCCGCCCTCCACGAGCGGGGCATGCACCTTGCCCGGCTCGATGCGGAGCTGGTGGATGCACGCGAGCGGCTCGCGGCGCAGCGGGAGAACGCCGAGCTGCTCATGGTGCAGCTCGAGACGGCGCGGCGCTTCGCGGGCAAGGCCACCGCGATGGAGAGCTCGCTGGAGGCCGAGCGCGCCGCACTGGAGACCTTGAAGTCCGAGCTGGCGCACGCCACCGAGCTGGCGCAGTCCGAGCAGGAGCGCGCGACCTCGCTGGAGGCCCGCCTCGCGGAGGCCACCGACGGGTTGAGCGCCGCGCGGGCGGAGCTGGACTCGCGCCTGGCGGAGAGCACCGCCGTCGTCGAGTCGCAGCGCGCCGAGCTGGAGGCGCGGAACGCGGACCTCTCCCGTTTCGAGGCTCGGCAGGCGGAGCTGGAAGCAGGGCTCGCGGACGCCTCGGCTCGCTTGGAGGCCCAGCGCGTCGAGCTGGAGGCGCGGCTGGCGGAGCTCTCCGCGCGGCATGAGGCAGAGCGCTCCGAGCTGGAGGCACGGCTCGCGGACGTCACGGCTCAGGCCGAGGCGCAGTGCGCCGAGTTGAAGGAGCGGCTCGCCGACCTCACAGCCCAGGCCGAGGTGCAGCGCACCGAGCTGGAGGCCCGGCTCGCCGAAGGCTCCGCGCAGTCGGATGCCCAGCGCTCCGAGCTGTCGGCACGACTCACCGAAGTCACTGCTCACGCCGAAGCGCTGGAGGCCCAACTCACGGAGGCCACCGCCCGCTTCGAGGCGCAGCGCACCGAGCTGGAGTCGCGGCTCGCGGAGGTCACCACCCGCGCCGACGCGGACAGGGCCACCGTGGAGCAGCAGCTCGCCGAGGCCACCGCGCGTGCCGAGGCCGAGAAGTCCGAGCTGGCCTCCCGCCTCGCCGCGCTGGAGTCCTCCGCCTCCGAGAACGCCACCGCCCTCCAGTCCGCGACGGAGCGCCTCAGCCGCGCCGAGGCCGAGCGCACCAGCGTCGCCTCCGAGCGCGAGCGCCTCCAGTCGGACCTGACGGTCGCCCGCGCGGCCCGCGTCCGCCTCGAAGGCCGCATCGCCGCCATCGAGACGACGTCCACCGACGCCGTGCGCATCCTCGACACCGAGCGCGTCGAGCGCGAGCGCCTCACCCAGGCCCTGGAAGAAGCCCGCCAGCAGCTCCAGAAGCGCGAGGGCAGCTCCGCGGACCGCCTCAAGACGCTCCTCACCGAAGTCACCGCCCTCAAGGAGCAGGTGGTCGCCCTGGGCGCGGAGAAGCAGACCCTCCTGGAGGACCGCGCCGAGCGTGGCCGCCTGGAGACCCGCGTGCGCGAGCAGCAGGCCCGCCTGGACTCCCTGGACGCCGAGCGCACGGAACTCCTCAAGGCCGTGGAGGAGCTCAAGTCCTCCGCCCAGCCCGAGGCCGTGCTGGAGATGGCCGCGGAGATGGAGCAGCTCCAGACGGTGGTGGAGGACCTCCAGAAGAAGCTCGCCGCCCAGGAGACGGAGCTGGGGGCGCTGCGTCGTCAGGCGGCCCGTGCCGGTGCCAACCCCGTCCAGGAAATCTACGAGCGCGCCAACGCCGAGCTGAACGCGGTGAAGAACGAGCTGTCCCGACGCACCCCGCCCGCGCCCGGGGCGCCCGGGGGCACGGCCGGCCGCCTGCCCACCATTCCCCAGGCCAGGCCGGGCCGCACCGCCATGCCCGCGCTCGACCTGCCGCCCCCAACAATTCCGAAGAAGCCGGACGAGCACGAGTGA
- the dapF gene encoding diaminopimelate epimerase yields the protein MDARERIFKYQGLGNDFVILDRRRTGVDIDADTSRWMCDRRLGIGADGVLALLPSQHGVARMVVHNADGSIAEMCGNGLRCAVKYLVDYSDDSPGRLDVETGAGVLSCIPGYGDGGVIGVDISMGPARLVAPNLPSGTIGKPFLDLPLPGHPELRGWAVSMGNPHLVLLDQPLEAAPRLGPELERHPSFPDRTNVEFVRVESDGLTVVVWERGCGLTQACGTGACASAVAAVLAKRLPQDAWLRVTLPGGDLRIRVPGDLSDIRLRGPVAFVFEGVVALPSPR from the coding sequence GTGGACGCTCGCGAGCGCATCTTCAAGTATCAGGGGCTGGGCAACGACTTCGTCATCCTGGACCGTCGTCGCACCGGCGTGGACATCGACGCCGACACGTCGCGGTGGATGTGCGACCGTCGCCTGGGCATCGGCGCGGACGGCGTGCTCGCCCTCCTGCCCTCGCAGCACGGCGTGGCCCGCATGGTGGTGCACAACGCCGACGGCAGCATCGCGGAGATGTGCGGCAACGGCCTGCGCTGCGCGGTGAAGTACCTGGTGGACTACTCCGACGACAGCCCCGGCCGCCTCGACGTGGAGACGGGGGCGGGCGTGCTCTCCTGCATCCCCGGCTATGGCGACGGCGGCGTCATCGGCGTGGACATCTCCATGGGCCCCGCGCGCCTGGTCGCTCCCAACCTGCCCTCGGGCACCATCGGCAAGCCCTTCCTCGACCTGCCCCTGCCCGGCCACCCCGAGCTGCGCGGCTGGGCGGTGAGCATGGGCAATCCGCACCTCGTCCTCCTGGACCAGCCGCTGGAGGCCGCGCCCCGCCTGGGCCCCGAACTGGAGCGCCACCCGTCTTTCCCCGACCGCACCAACGTGGAGTTCGTCCGTGTGGAATCGGATGGCCTCACGGTAGTGGTCTGGGAGCGCGGGTGTGGGCTGACACAGGCCTGCGGCACCGGCGCGTGCGCGTCCGCGGTGGCGGCGGTGCTGGCGAAGCGGCTTCCCCAGGATGCCTGGCTGAGAGTCACGCTGCCGGGCGGAGACCTGCGCATCCGCGTGCCCGGCGACCTGTCCGACATCCGCCTCCGTGGTCCCGTGGCCTTCGTCTTCGAGGGCGTTGTCGCGCTTCCCTCGCCTCGGTAA
- a CDS encoding response regulator, with protein MAGPILVVDDDQFFRQIASDMLTRNGHRVVAVENATEALAEAARTAFDLVITDVVMPGVDGFALTARLRERDPDQEVILVSQRMDVRGSEMALRSGAADCLTKPVDEHDMLLAVDRALERANLRRERTQLRDENVEFARFHNLQQRCLELLSHPDLEWLQERIIAELGAVCDAQSAALWVMDDRGDLVLRAYRGLLDKQFLAEKMNPEGPLAGRLREAQPWLARDERSAVMYVPLLASGEIVGLAQLSDPLAGDFRSEHSRDAKVLADFAAVGVKNGRRMLALQRLGLRDRETAAYNLSYFTDYASKEIYKARRYGRTFSLLTFSIDNLPLVRVRQGAADAKKAVRGIIRALSKIIRDSDVIAKASDQEFYLLLPETDFFGALMFVRRAVAAVRDEPEVQDVEQRLPLALVGGASTFPKDGEDFDELVHRCRRRMDERRASLQRRLMLDGLPFWDEVDLLLGTPTSPKLPVDERSEPSRRGKVSDVLFDELQAEIARELMRDPGSRGILYVGGPEIRTDLPIAAGLESAPPDMASRIYLLGRRVDLESHPALTPVFLEGDDRVTRHEFILWLSENAAYALIQRRGLGATWGFHTSDTAVVDGLISKLQAEYDLQPY; from the coding sequence GTGGCCGGACCCATCCTCGTTGTCGACGACGACCAGTTCTTCCGGCAAATCGCCAGCGACATGCTCACGCGCAACGGGCACCGCGTGGTGGCCGTGGAGAACGCCACGGAGGCGCTCGCGGAAGCGGCCCGCACGGCCTTCGACCTCGTCATCACCGACGTGGTGATGCCCGGCGTGGATGGCTTCGCGCTCACCGCGCGCCTGCGCGAGAGGGACCCGGACCAGGAGGTCATCCTCGTCAGCCAGCGCATGGACGTGCGGGGCTCGGAGATGGCGCTGCGCTCGGGCGCGGCGGACTGCCTGACGAAGCCGGTGGACGAGCACGACATGCTGCTGGCGGTGGACCGCGCCCTGGAGCGCGCCAACCTCCGCCGCGAGCGCACGCAGCTCCGCGACGAGAACGTGGAGTTCGCCCGCTTCCACAACCTGCAGCAGCGCTGCCTGGAGCTGCTGTCCCATCCGGACCTGGAGTGGCTCCAGGAGCGCATCATCGCGGAGCTGGGCGCCGTCTGTGACGCGCAGAGCGCCGCGCTGTGGGTGATGGACGACCGGGGCGACCTGGTGCTGCGCGCGTACCGCGGCCTGCTCGACAAGCAGTTCCTCGCCGAGAAGATGAACCCGGAGGGGCCGCTCGCCGGCCGCCTGCGCGAGGCCCAGCCCTGGCTCGCTCGCGATGAGCGCTCGGCGGTGATGTACGTGCCGCTGCTGGCCTCGGGGGAAATCGTCGGTCTGGCGCAGCTGTCGGACCCGCTGGCGGGGGACTTCCGGTCCGAGCACTCGCGGGACGCCAAGGTGCTCGCGGACTTCGCCGCGGTGGGCGTGAAGAACGGCCGGCGGATGCTCGCGCTCCAGCGGCTGGGCCTGAGAGACCGCGAGACGGCGGCGTACAACCTCAGCTACTTCACCGACTACGCGTCCAAGGAAATCTACAAGGCGCGCCGCTACGGGCGGACGTTCTCGCTGCTGACCTTCTCCATCGACAACCTGCCGCTGGTGCGCGTGCGACAGGGGGCGGCGGACGCGAAGAAGGCGGTGCGCGGCATCATCCGGGCGCTCAGCAAAATCATCCGCGACTCGGACGTCATCGCGAAGGCGAGCGACCAGGAGTTCTACCTGCTGCTGCCGGAGACGGACTTCTTCGGCGCGCTGATGTTCGTGCGCCGCGCGGTGGCGGCGGTGCGCGACGAGCCCGAGGTGCAGGACGTGGAGCAGCGCCTGCCGCTGGCGCTGGTGGGCGGGGCCAGCACCTTCCCCAAGGACGGTGAGGACTTCGACGAGCTGGTCCACCGCTGCCGCCGCCGCATGGACGAGCGGCGCGCGTCCCTCCAGCGCCGGTTGATGCTGGACGGGCTGCCCTTCTGGGACGAGGTGGACCTGCTCCTGGGCACGCCGACGAGCCCCAAGCTGCCGGTGGACGAGCGCTCCGAGCCCAGCCGCCGGGGCAAGGTCTCCGACGTGCTCTTCGACGAGCTCCAGGCGGAGATTGCCCGCGAGCTGATGAGAGACCCGGGCTCGCGCGGCATCCTCTACGTGGGCGGGCCGGAGATTCGCACGGACCTGCCCATCGCCGCGGGGCTGGAGTCGGCGCCGCCGGACATGGCGTCGCGCATCTACCTGCTGGGCCGCCGCGTGGACCTGGAGTCCCACCCCGCGCTGACGCCCGTGTTCCTGGAGGGCGACGACCGCGTCACGCGGCACGAGTTCATCCTCTGGCTCTCCGAGAACGCCGCGTATGCGCTCATCCAGCGGCGCGGGCTCGGGGCGACGTGGGGCTTCCACACCTCGGACACCGCGGTGGTGGACGGGCTCATCTCCAAGCTGCAGGCCGAGTACGACCTGCAGCCCTACTGA
- a CDS encoding DUF4388 domain-containing protein has product MAQVRKILIADPDLESVRSLSRALRTKGYQVHYAPDGSRALEVAVLRHPDLTLFDEGCRLLDARTFIQILRTNPRTEDIPVVLTTSSFDSDRQRGLRDGYLRKPFNLDEVLSRIEHIFRRSEAAKDLKSEQQEIEGSLSQLSIPDLMQLLGMNKRSGRLALERGNDRGEITVVDGRPANAKLGRVEGEKALFRLLAWADGTFTFTPGTNSVRPRINRGMDDALLEGMRQSDEVTRLMPGLPPRHTRLMLAPDVDLSQDQHPVTAQVVDLLRQPRALGEVLDLAPATDLEVLSVLSALMQRGVARAAEADGTETSSSELLGAAEVHALRGRILRTRAPAKVATAKVFVCGSGAAAARRVLARLPGMEALSAEPTAVKSGFGTLGRLVLSEVLRLDFCVLPPAEAARPLWRPFTAGCVGALLLDVSEPAVRLAHYLAWEVRMPVVVVGAEVPAPLQGAPAGASGVNDDLSEALRALLVQALNPAPTLPGVTQAQRLTASAV; this is encoded by the coding sequence GTGGCCCAGGTCCGGAAGATCCTCATCGCCGACCCCGACCTCGAGTCCGTGCGTTCGCTATCGCGCGCGCTGCGCACCAAGGGCTACCAGGTGCACTACGCGCCGGATGGCTCGCGCGCGCTGGAGGTGGCCGTGCTGCGCCACCCGGACCTCACGCTGTTCGACGAGGGCTGCCGGCTGCTGGACGCGCGCACGTTCATCCAGATTCTGCGCACCAACCCGCGCACCGAGGACATCCCGGTGGTGCTGACCACCTCGAGCTTCGACTCGGACCGGCAGCGCGGCCTGCGGGACGGCTACCTGCGCAAGCCCTTCAACCTGGACGAGGTGCTCAGCCGCATCGAGCACATCTTCCGGCGCAGCGAGGCGGCCAAGGACCTCAAGAGCGAGCAGCAGGAAATCGAAGGCTCGCTCAGCCAGCTCAGCATTCCAGACCTGATGCAGCTGCTGGGCATGAACAAGCGCAGCGGCCGGCTCGCGCTGGAGCGCGGCAATGACCGGGGAGAAATCACCGTCGTCGACGGCCGCCCGGCGAACGCGAAGCTGGGGCGCGTGGAAGGGGAGAAGGCGCTGTTCCGCCTGCTGGCGTGGGCGGATGGCACCTTCACCTTCACGCCGGGGACGAACTCGGTGCGGCCCCGCATCAACCGGGGCATGGACGACGCGCTGCTGGAGGGCATGCGGCAGTCGGACGAGGTGACGCGGCTGATGCCCGGCCTCCCTCCGCGCCACACGCGGCTGATGCTGGCGCCGGACGTGGACCTGTCCCAGGACCAGCACCCGGTGACGGCGCAGGTGGTGGACCTGCTGCGCCAGCCTCGCGCGCTGGGCGAGGTGCTGGACCTGGCGCCGGCCACGGACCTGGAAGTGCTGAGCGTGCTGTCCGCGCTGATGCAGCGGGGCGTGGCCCGGGCGGCGGAGGCGGACGGGACGGAGACGAGCAGCAGCGAGCTGCTGGGCGCGGCGGAGGTCCACGCGCTGCGCGGGCGGATTCTCCGGACGCGGGCTCCGGCGAAGGTGGCCACCGCGAAGGTCTTCGTCTGCGGCAGCGGCGCGGCGGCGGCGCGTCGGGTGCTGGCGCGGCTGCCCGGCATGGAGGCGCTGTCCGCCGAGCCCACCGCGGTGAAGAGCGGCTTCGGCACGCTGGGCCGGCTGGTGCTGAGCGAGGTGCTGCGCCTGGACTTCTGCGTGCTGCCCCCGGCGGAGGCGGCCCGTCCCCTGTGGCGCCCGTTCACCGCGGGCTGCGTGGGGGCGCTGCTGCTGGACGTGTCCGAGCCCGCCGTGCGGCTCGCGCACTACCTGGCGTGGGAGGTGCGCATGCCGGTGGTGGTGGTGGGCGCGGAAGTCCCGGCGCCGCTGCAGGGGGCGCCCGCGGGCGCGTCGGGCGTGAATGACGACCTGTCCGAGGCGCTGCGTGCGCTGCTCGTCCAGGCGCTCAACCCCGCGCCCACGCTGCCCGGGGTGACGCAGGCCCAGCGGCTCACCGCCTCGGCGGTGTAG